A section of the Chryseobacterium scophthalmum genome encodes:
- a CDS encoding STM3941 family protein: MQNLPLILKPGKIKNIILILISTTFIVLGISLLEKNMLVAVLNIFFFGICLIIFVINMIPNASYLKIDERGIEMKNLFKTTFIPWQAVSGFKTKFIFVNKLVTFTIDEKLLENSKMKGKTGAFPDTYGMSAKDLANLLNEYKAKFDTL; this comes from the coding sequence ATGCAAAATTTACCACTTATTTTAAAACCCGGAAAAATAAAAAATATAATTCTTATTCTCATCAGTACTACTTTTATAGTTTTAGGAATTTCACTTTTAGAAAAAAATATGCTGGTTGCAGTTTTAAATATTTTCTTCTTCGGGATCTGTCTTATTATTTTTGTAATCAATATGATTCCCAATGCATCTTACCTAAAAATCGATGAAAGAGGAATTGAAATGAAAAATCTTTTCAAAACAACCTTCATTCCTTGGCAGGCTGTGAGTGGTTTTAAAACTAAATTTATTTTCGTTAATAAATTGGTCACTTTTACCATCGATGAAAAACTTCTTGAAAACTCTAAAATGAAAGGAAAAACCGGAGCATTTCCTGATACGTACGGAATGTCTGCTAAAGATCTCGCCAATCTTCTTAATGAATATAAAGCCAAGTTTGATACATTATAA
- a CDS encoding LLM class flavin-dependent oxidoreductase — translation MELGIGMFGDLAFDQTTGKYRNAGIKIREILEQVKLMDEVGIDVFAMGEHHRADYAVSSPEIVLAAAASITKNIKLASGVTVLSSSEPVKVYEDFATLDLISDGRAEIFVGRGSFIESFPLYGYSLNDYEELFDEKLELLLKINSEENVSWSGKLRAPMQNQTVYPRAKNNGKLPIWRAVGGTPQSVLSAAQLGMPLVVAIIGGMPIQFKNLIEFYKQEYRKAGHDEAEMQIAIHSHTFVSDEKEVVDGYFHNYKSQMDRIGVSRGWSPYTKMQYEGGRNKDGALFIGNANEVADKINYMKEIFGITRFIGHMDVGDPANDVMMKSIELFGEKVAPQVK, via the coding sequence ATGGAATTAGGAATAGGAATGTTTGGCGACTTGGCTTTTGACCAGACTACCGGAAAATATAGAAATGCAGGAATTAAAATCAGAGAAATTCTTGAGCAGGTAAAATTAATGGACGAGGTAGGAATCGATGTTTTCGCAATGGGTGAACATCACCGTGCTGATTATGCCGTTTCTTCACCTGAAATCGTTTTGGCTGCCGCTGCAAGTATTACAAAAAATATAAAATTAGCAAGTGGAGTAACGGTTTTAAGTTCATCAGAACCAGTAAAAGTCTACGAAGATTTTGCAACATTAGATTTAATTTCTGATGGAAGAGCAGAGATTTTTGTCGGACGAGGAAGTTTCATTGAATCTTTTCCACTTTATGGATATTCTCTAAATGATTACGAAGAACTTTTTGATGAGAAATTAGAACTTTTATTAAAAATAAATTCAGAAGAAAACGTTTCGTGGTCTGGTAAACTTCGTGCTCCCATGCAGAATCAAACCGTTTATCCGAGAGCAAAAAACAACGGAAAACTTCCAATTTGGAGAGCAGTTGGCGGAACTCCACAATCGGTTTTAAGTGCCGCACAATTGGGAATGCCTTTGGTGGTGGCAATTATTGGCGGAATGCCGATTCAGTTTAAAAATTTAATCGAATTTTACAAACAGGAATATCGAAAAGCAGGACACGACGAAGCTGAAATGCAGATTGCCATTCATTCTCACACTTTTGTAAGTGATGAGAAAGAAGTTGTGGACGGATATTTTCATAATTATAAATCTCAGATGGATCGCATTGGCGTTTCCAGAGGTTGGTCCCCTTATACAAAAATGCAGTATGAAGGAGGAAGGAATAAGGATGGTGCTTTATTCATCGGAAATGCCAATGAAGTTGCCGATAAGATCAATTATATGAAAGAAATTTTCGGAATTACAAGATTTATCGGTCATATGGATGTAGGAGATCCTGCGAATGATGTAATGATGAAATCTATTGAATTATTTGGAGAAAAAGTGGCTCCACAAGTAAAATAA